From one Lycium barbarum isolate Lr01 chromosome 6, ASM1917538v2, whole genome shotgun sequence genomic stretch:
- the LOC132598963 gene encoding probable protein phosphatase 2C 63 isoform X1, which yields MMMRSCCRPLERCFERINGDCLLWHMDLKPHASGDFSIAVVQANSSLEDQSQVFTSPNATYVGVYDGHGGPEASRFVNRHLFSYLHKFSKEQGGLSSDVIKRAFYATEEDFIQLVKRSLPVMPKIASVGSCCLVGAISEGELYVANLGDSRAVLGRNGEKNSVVAERLSTDHNVSCEKVRKEVESLHPDDQAVVVYIRGVWRIKGIIQVVRGFIWIVQVSRSIGDAYLKKPEFNRDPIFQQYGNLVPMKRPVLTAEPSIVRRSIRPNDLFLIFASDGLWEQLSDQVAVEIVFKNPRAGIAKRLVRAALQEVAKKREMRYKDIQKIEKGIRRHFHDDITVVVIYLDHQKESFHSKGTLGSITAPVDIFSYNSDDVEENQVIGAF from the exons ATGATGATGAGATCATGTTGTAGGCCATTAGAGAGATGTTTTGAGAGAATAAACGGAGATTGTCTTTTATGGCATATGGATTTAAAACCTCATGCTTCTGGTGATTTTTCAATTGCTGTAGTTCAAGCTAATTCTTCACTTGAAGATCAAAGCCAAGTCTTTACTTCTCCTAATGCTACTTATGTTGGTGTTTATGATGGTCATGGTGGTCCTGAAGCTTCACGTTTTGTTAATCGACACCTCTTTTCTTATTTGCATA AGTTTTCGAAAGAGCAAGGGGGTTTGTCCTCAGATGTGATAAAGAGGGCTTTTTATGCTACAGAAGAGGATTTTATTCAATTGGTGAAGAGATCTTTGCCTGTAATGCCAAAAATTGCTTCAGTTGGATCATGTTGTTTAGTTGGTGCAATTTCTGAGGGTGAATTATATGTGGCTAATTTAGGAGATTCTAGGGCAGTTCTTGGACGCAATGGGGAGAAAAATTCTGTGGTTGCAGAAAGACTGTCGACTGATCACAACGTTTCATGTGAGAAAGTGAGGAAAGAAGTTGAGTCACTTCATCCTGATGATCAGGCTGTTGTGGTATACATTCGAGGTGTTTGGAGAATTAAAGGCATAATTCAG GTGGTAAGAGGTTTCATCTGGATAGTCCAG GTCTCAAGATCTATTGGAGACGCCTATTTGAAGAAACCTGAATTTAACCGGGACCCTATCTTCCAACAATATGGAAATCTTGTACCTATGAAGCGGCCTGTACTGACAGCAGAGCCTTCCATTGTTAGAAGAAGTATTAGGCCAAATGACTTATTCCTGATATTTGCTTCTGATGGCCTCTGGGAACAATTAAGTGATCAAGTGGCTGTGGAAATAGTATTTAAAAACCCAAGAGCT GGAATAGCTAAGAGACTGGTGCGAGCAGCTCTTCAGGAGGTTGCTAAGAAGAGGGAGATGAGATACAAGGACATACAGAAGATAGAAAAGGGTATTAGGCGCCATTTCCATGATGATATAACAGTTGTTGTGATCTACCTTGATCACCAGAAAGAATCTTTCCACTCCAAAGGCACTCTCGGCTCTATCACTGCACCTGTAGACATTTTCTCGTATAATTCAGATGATGTTGAGGAGAACCAAGTGATTGGAGCTTTTTGA
- the LOC132598963 gene encoding probable protein phosphatase 2C 63 isoform X2: MMMRSCCRPLERCFERINGDCLLWHMDLKPHASGDFSIAVVQANSSLEDQSQVFTSPNATYVGVYDGHGGPEASRFVNRHLFSYLHKFSKEQGGLSSDVIKRAFYATEEDFIQLVKRSLPVMPKIASVGSCCLVGAISEGELYVANLGDSRAVLGRNGEKNSVVAERLSTDHNVSCEKVRKEVESLHPDDQAVVVYIRGVWRIKGIIQVSRSIGDAYLKKPEFNRDPIFQQYGNLVPMKRPVLTAEPSIVRRSIRPNDLFLIFASDGLWEQLSDQVAVEIVFKNPRAGIAKRLVRAALQEVAKKREMRYKDIQKIEKGIRRHFHDDITVVVIYLDHQKESFHSKGTLGSITAPVDIFSYNSDDVEENQVIGAF; this comes from the exons ATGATGATGAGATCATGTTGTAGGCCATTAGAGAGATGTTTTGAGAGAATAAACGGAGATTGTCTTTTATGGCATATGGATTTAAAACCTCATGCTTCTGGTGATTTTTCAATTGCTGTAGTTCAAGCTAATTCTTCACTTGAAGATCAAAGCCAAGTCTTTACTTCTCCTAATGCTACTTATGTTGGTGTTTATGATGGTCATGGTGGTCCTGAAGCTTCACGTTTTGTTAATCGACACCTCTTTTCTTATTTGCATA AGTTTTCGAAAGAGCAAGGGGGTTTGTCCTCAGATGTGATAAAGAGGGCTTTTTATGCTACAGAAGAGGATTTTATTCAATTGGTGAAGAGATCTTTGCCTGTAATGCCAAAAATTGCTTCAGTTGGATCATGTTGTTTAGTTGGTGCAATTTCTGAGGGTGAATTATATGTGGCTAATTTAGGAGATTCTAGGGCAGTTCTTGGACGCAATGGGGAGAAAAATTCTGTGGTTGCAGAAAGACTGTCGACTGATCACAACGTTTCATGTGAGAAAGTGAGGAAAGAAGTTGAGTCACTTCATCCTGATGATCAGGCTGTTGTGGTATACATTCGAGGTGTTTGGAGAATTAAAGGCATAATTCAG GTCTCAAGATCTATTGGAGACGCCTATTTGAAGAAACCTGAATTTAACCGGGACCCTATCTTCCAACAATATGGAAATCTTGTACCTATGAAGCGGCCTGTACTGACAGCAGAGCCTTCCATTGTTAGAAGAAGTATTAGGCCAAATGACTTATTCCTGATATTTGCTTCTGATGGCCTCTGGGAACAATTAAGTGATCAAGTGGCTGTGGAAATAGTATTTAAAAACCCAAGAGCT GGAATAGCTAAGAGACTGGTGCGAGCAGCTCTTCAGGAGGTTGCTAAGAAGAGGGAGATGAGATACAAGGACATACAGAAGATAGAAAAGGGTATTAGGCGCCATTTCCATGATGATATAACAGTTGTTGTGATCTACCTTGATCACCAGAAAGAATCTTTCCACTCCAAAGGCACTCTCGGCTCTATCACTGCACCTGTAGACATTTTCTCGTATAATTCAGATGATGTTGAGGAGAACCAAGTGATTGGAGCTTTTTGA
- the LOC132598962 gene encoding pentatricopeptide repeat-containing protein At5g02860, whose amino-acid sequence MADKLGLPLLLPNPPPSKSIFQEPHFTVSSNNQPPLTPFLNDLFHHQQNPNNTSPNFPSTSTQSQPQIPQSTNFPSPIPRTTRRRIGKNNDSNKGKPWNPHRLSPQGEKILQTLINPEFQTQNIHQILLSLYTAHRLESSELDTESLCFDVLGIIKGLGYYKKCDLALNVFEWVRNRPDSGVLLNGSVIAVVISMLGKEGRVSVASNLLHNLHKDGFGIDVYAYTSLITAFARNGRYRDAVMVYKKMEEEGCKPTLITYNVILNVYGKMGMPWSRISGVFEGMKNSGVVPDAYTYNTLITCCRRGSLYEEARQIFEEMKNFGFMPDKVTYNALLDVYGRSRMPKEAMEVLREMELHGFSPSIVTYNSLVSAYARDGLMEEAMELKSQMTDKGIKPDVFTYTTLFSGFEKAGKDESAMRIFEEMTSAGCKPNICTFNALIKMHGNRGKFNEMMKVFDDIRTFGCSPDIVTWNTLLAVFGQNGMDSEVTGVFKEMKRAGFVAERDTFNTLIGAYSRCGAFDQAMVVYRRMLDAGVTPDLSTYNAVLAALARGGLWEQSEKVLAEMRDGRCKPNELTYSSLLHAYANGKEIDRIHTLAEEIYSSVIQPHVVLLKTLVLVYSKSDLLVETERAFLELRSRGFSPDISTLNAMLSIYGRKQMFTKATEIMNFMKDTGYTPSLTTYNSLMYMYSRSGNYEKSEQLLMEIIAKGVRPDVISYNTVIYAYCRNGRMRDASRIFTEMKDSGIVPDVITYNTFVSRYAADAMFIDAIEVVRYMIKQGCKPNDSTYNSIIDSYCKLNRRDEALAFINNLRKLNPHVSKEEVTKLSERLMKK is encoded by the coding sequence ATGGCTGACAAATTAGGTCTCCCTCTTCTACTCCCAAACCCTCCACCTTCTAAATCCATCTTCCAAGAACCTCACTTCACTGTTTCCTCCAATAATCAACCTCCTTTAACTCCATTCCTAAACGACCTTTTTCACCATCAACAAAACCCCAACAACACTTCCCCAAATTTCCCTTCAACTTCCACACAATCACAACCCCAAATCCCTCAATCCACAAATTTCCCTTCACCAATTCCCAGAACAACACGACGTCGTATTGGCAAAAACAATGATTCCAACAAAGGCAAACCATGGAATCCTCATAGACTTTCACCTCAAGGTGAGAAAATTCTCCAAACCCTTATTAACCCTGAATTCCAAACCCAAAATATTCACCAAATTTTGCTCAGTTTGTATACTGCACATCGTTTAGAAAGTTCTGAATTGGATACTGAGTCTTTGTGTTTTGATGTTTTGGGTATTATTAAGGGTTTAGGTTACTATAAAAAATGTGACCTGGCACTGAATGTGTTTGAATGGGTTAGAAACCGACCCGATTCGGGGGTTTTGTTAAACGGGTCTGTTATTGCTGTGGTTATAAGTATGCTTGGTAAAGAGGGTAGGGTTTCAGTGGCTTCAAATTTGCTACATAATTTGCATAAAGATGGTTTTGGTATCGATGTTTATGCGTATACTTCGTTAATTACTGCGTTTGCGCGTAATGGGAGGTATAGGGATGCGGTTATGGTTTACAAGAAAATGGAGGAAGAAGGGTGTAAACCTACTTTAATTACTTACAATGTGATTTTGAATGTTTATGGGAAAATGGGTATGCCTTGGAGTAGAATTTCGGGTGTTTTTGAAGGTATGAAGAACTCTGGAGTTGTTCCTGATGCTTATACGTATAATACTCTTATTACTTGTTGTCGTCGGGGTTCTTTGTATGAGGAAGCTAGGCAGATTTTTGAGGAGATGAAGAATTTCGGTTTTATGCCCGATAAGGTTACATATAATGCATTGTTAGACGTGTATGGGAGGTCTAGGATGCCAAAAGAAGCCATGGAGGTTTTACGAGAGATGGAGTTGCATGGGTTTTCGCCCAGCATTGTGACTTACAATTCTTTGGTATCTGCGTATGCTAGGGATGGTTTAATGGAGGAAGCAATGGAGCTTAAATCCCAGATGACAGATAAAGGGATTAAGCCTGATGTTTTTACATATACCACTTTGTTCTCCGGATTTGAGAAGGCTGGGAAAGATGAATCGGCAATGAGAATATTTGAAGAGATGACAAGTGCGGGGTGTAAACCAAACATCTGTACTTTCAATGCTCTTATTAAGATGCACGGGAACCGGGGAAAATTCAATGAAATGATGAAGGTTTTTGATGACATCAGGACATTTGGTTGTTCCCCGGATATTGTCACTTGGAATACGCTGCTAGCCGTATTTGGCCAGAACGGAATGGATTCAGAAGTCACCGGAGTGTTCAAAGAAATGAAGAGAGCGGGCTTCGTAGCTGAACGGGACACCTTTAATACTTTAATTGGTGCTTACAGTCGTTGTGGAGCTTTTGATCAAGCTATGGTCGTTTACAGACGAATGTTAGATGCTGGGGTCACTCCGGATCTCTCCACTTATAATGCTGTTTTAGCAGCATTAGCTCGGGGAGGGCTATGGGAACAGTCTGAAAAAGTACTTGCAGAAATGAGAGATGGTCGTTGTAAGCCTAATGAGCTAACATATAGTTCTTTACTTCATGCGTATGCTAATGGGAAAGAGATTGACAGGATTCATACTCTTGCAGAAGAGATATACTCTTCTGTAATCCAGCCTCATGTTGTGCTTTTGAAGACCCTTGTATTAGTTTATAGCAAAAGTGATCTTTTAGTGGAGACTGAACGAGCTTTTTTGGAGTTGAGAAGTAGAGGGTTTTCGCCAGATATAAGCACCTTAAATGCCATGCTTTCCATTTATGGTCGAAAGCAAATGTTTACAAAGGCAACTGAGATCATGAACTTCATGAAGGATACTGGTTACACTCCTAGCTTGACTACGTATAATAGTTTGATGTACATGTACAGCCGGTCTGGCAATTATGAGAAATCGGAGCAACTACTAATGGAAATTATAGCAAAAGGGGTCAGGCCTGATGTTATTTCGTATAACACAGTAATATATGCTTATTGCAGAAATGGGCGGATGAGAGATGCTTCACGAATCTTTACAGAAATGAAGGATTCTGGAATTGTTCCTGATGTGATCACATACAATACCTTTGTTTCAAGGTATGCAGCTGATGCGATGTTTATTGATGCCATTGAAGTGGTTCGTTACATGATCAAACAAGGTTGTAAGCCCAATGATAGCACATACAACTCCATTATAGACTCATATTGTAAACTCAATCGGAGAGATGAGGCTCTAGCTTTTATTAACAACCTACGCAAGCTTAATCCTCATGTTTCTAAGGAGGAAGTGACTAAATTATCAGAACGATTGATGAAGAAatga
- the LOC132598964 gene encoding uncharacterized protein LOC132598964, with the protein MAVSLGLCSVFSTGETASFAKSASFPSVKLANVRTVTFATASKPAAAEPKKREPRGIMKPKRVSPEMQAFLGGMSEIPRTQALKLIWAHIKGNSLQDPQNKKVIICDDKLKTIFDGKERVGFLEIAGLISPHFLK; encoded by the exons ATGGCGGTGTCCTTGGGTTTATGCTCAGTATTCTCAACCGGCGAAACGGCGTCGTTTGCTAAGTCAGCTTCGTTTCCCTCCGTCAAGCTTGCTAATGTGCGCACTGTGACCTTTGCGACGGCTTCAAAGCCGGCTGCTGCTGAGCCGAAGAAGCGTGAGCCAAGAGGGATTATGAAGCCGAAAAGAGTTTCCCCTGAAATGCAAGCATTCCTTGGTGGTATGTCTGAGATTCCTCGTACTCAAGCACTTAAGTTGATTTGGGCCCACATCAAAGGGAACAGCCTTCAG GATCCTCAAAACAAGAAGGTCATAATTTGCGATGACAAGTTGAAGACGATTTTTGATGGAAAGGAGCGTGTTGGGTTCCTTGAGATTGCTGGTTTGATTAGTCCTCACTTTCTTAAGTGA
- the LOC132598965 gene encoding classical arabinogalactan protein 9: MDRKDAIWICFLCIIIAGVGGQAPATSPTSSPAPPTPTTPSPTGSPPPVTSSPPPATSSPPPAVSSPPPSVSSPQASSPPPVASPPPPVSAPPPATPPPVSAPPPASPPPPAAAPAPVATPPAAAPAPAKKVATSPAPSPLLTLSPPSPPMGAPSPSALSGLSPAPSASDQSGSGVESMRFSKMIMGSLVFGWGLLYLLI; this comes from the exons ATGGATCGGAAAGATGCTATTTGGATCTGTTTTCTTTGCATTATCATTGCTGGTGTAGGGGGTCAAGCTCCTGCCACGTCACCAACCTCTAGTCCAGCACCACCAACACCCACTACTCCTTCACCTACCGGTTCTCCACCGCCAGTAACTTCATCTCCGCCACCTGCAACAAGTTCTCCACCGCCAGCTGTCAGTTCTCCCCCACCATCTGTATCATCTCCACAGGCTAGTTCACCACCACCTGTGGCTTCTCCTCCTCCACCAGTGAGCGCTCCACCACCAGCTACTCCTCCACCAGTGAGTGCTCCACCACCGGCTAGCCCACCACCACCGGCTGCGGCACCTGCACCGGTTGCAACTCCACCAGCTGCAGCTCCTGCTCCGGCGAAAAAGGTAGCTACATCTCCGGCACCATCGCCGTTGTTAACATTGAGTCCTCCATCACCACCTATGGGTGCTCCATCACCAAGCGCTCTTTCAGGTTTATCTCCTGCGCCATCTGCCTCTGATCAG AGTGGGAGTGGAGTTGAGAGCATGAGATTTTCGAAGATGATTATGGGAAGCTTGGTCTTTGGATGGGGTCTCCTCTACTTGCTGATTTAG